One segment of Anguilla anguilla isolate fAngAng1 chromosome 1, fAngAng1.pri, whole genome shotgun sequence DNA contains the following:
- the acbd7 gene encoding acyl-CoA-binding domain-containing protein 7 isoform X2 yields the protein MTLQSEFEQIAGDVKKIKTRPEDQELLDLYGLYKQGTVGDINTDKPGMLDMKGKAKWEAWNSRKGMSEVDAMTAYIALAKEIIDKYGM from the exons ATGACTCTGCAG TCAGAGTTTGAGCAGATAGCTGGGGatgtgaagaaaataaagacTCGACCTGAGGACCAGGAGCTGTTGGACCTTTATGGCCTCTACAAACAGGGTACCGTTGGTGACATCAATACAG ACAAGCCTGGAATGCTGGACATGAAAGGAAAAGCTAAATGGGAAGCATGGAATTCCAGGAAAG GAATGTCAGAAGTTGATGCCATGACAGCCTACATCGCATTGGCCAAGGAGATCATCGACAAATATGGAATGTAA
- the acbd7 gene encoding acyl-CoA-binding domain-containing protein 7 isoform X1, translated as MCPVQSEFEQIAGDVKKIKTRPEDQELLDLYGLYKQGTVGDINTDKPGMLDMKGKAKWEAWNSRKGMSEVDAMTAYIALAKEIIDKYGM; from the exons atgtgtccCGTGCAGTCAGAGTTTGAGCAGATAGCTGGGGatgtgaagaaaataaagacTCGACCTGAGGACCAGGAGCTGTTGGACCTTTATGGCCTCTACAAACAGGGTACCGTTGGTGACATCAATACAG ACAAGCCTGGAATGCTGGACATGAAAGGAAAAGCTAAATGGGAAGCATGGAATTCCAGGAAAG GAATGTCAGAAGTTGATGCCATGACAGCCTACATCGCATTGGCCAAGGAGATCATCGACAAATATGGAATGTAA
- the rpp38 gene encoding ribonuclease P protein subunit p38, producing the protein MASSGKGGKKEKKRPIPVKTSLNSPYSLQWSPLEREDMHFILNLLKEKMAEVGLQKREGVKKNRKWGKKREQPAQESLVDEHHEKEDIQGGLPQEGIHDGWTDLAARKQLAIGINEVTRALERNELCLVLVCKSVKPWHMTNHLITLSKTRAVPACQVPRLSENMAPVLGLKCVLALGFKRNTELFSQTVSAIIPKVPPFQVPWMPVKTKTQESTKDQPVSGGQKDELENGNENRGQKRKIEDTSPEMAGFKTHSPVLQSLKVKKIIPNPSKIRKPKNKKKK; encoded by the coding sequence ATGGCCTCCTCAGGCaaaggaggaaagaaagagaaaaaacggCCAATACCGGTGAAAACATCCCTGAACTCTCCTTATAGTCTCCAATGGAGCCCCCTGGAGAGGGAAGACATGCATTTCATCCTCAATCTCCTGAAGGAAAAAATGGCAGAGGTTGGCCTTCAGAAAAGAGAGGGGGTGAAGAAGAATCGAAAGTGGGGCAAAAAGAGAGAGCAGCCAGCACAAGAGAGTCTAGTGGATGAACATCATGAAAAGGAGGACATTCAAGGAGGCCTACCCCAAGAGGGGATACATGATGGGTGGACTGACTTGGCTGCCAGGAAACAGCTAGCGATCGGGATCAACGAAGTCACCAGAGCGCTGGAGAGAAACGAACTCTGCCTTGTACTGGTGTGCAAGTCGGTCAAACCCTGGCATATGACCAATCACCTGATCACTCTTAGCAAGACCCGGGCAGTGCCGGCATGTCAGGTACCTCGACTCAGCGAGAACATGGCACCTGTGCTTGGCCTCAAGTGCGTTTTGGCGCTGGGCTTCAAGCGGAACACGGAGTTATTCTCCCAGACTGTCAGCGCCATTATTCCAAAAGTGCCCCCGTTCCAGGTGCCCTGGATGCCAGTCAAGACAAAAACACAGGAGAGTACAAAGGATCAACCAGTCAGTGGCGGGCAAAAAGATGAATTGGAGAACGGAAATGAAAACAGGGGTCAGAAACGGAAAATTGAAGACACCTCTCCTGAGATGGCTGGGTTTAAAACCCATTCACCAGTCCTCCAGTCCCTCAAAGTTAAGAAGATCATTCCCAACCCTTCAAAGATCCGCAAGCcaaagaacaagaagaaaaagtag